A single genomic interval of Sceloporus undulatus isolate JIND9_A2432 ecotype Alabama chromosome 2, SceUnd_v1.1, whole genome shotgun sequence harbors:
- the LOC121923366 gene encoding uncharacterized protein LOC121923366, translating to MSAIRPDVPKKTEGTNTEPKKDTVPSAKITSESEHEKSFRSTRFSENQGYRPGQFNSSEDLSHIPSTHLAAKIENELPASAITSTTTSPYQQGKVPLRHAYYTNGCGVAQASVRQQQPRGSKNQRIGSTTSICTNNSKKSCKSTASQIQEVAGDELCATLLLACLFCRSSDILPLLTGSFCFPSCFPLPACSSRLLSLCSDPQGCCCCCCCCCRPEGPGLELCYQTGDCLELALEVSELCYH from the exons ATGTCAGCCATCCGCCCAGATGTACCTAAGAAGACTGAAGGAACAAATACAGAACCCAAAAAAGACACAGTGCCCTCCGCAAAAATCACTTCAGAGTCAG AGCATGAGAAATCTTTCAGAAGCACCCGTTTCTCTGAAAACCAGGGGTACCGACCGGGACAATTTAACTCCAGTGAAGATTTGTCTCACATTCCTTCTACGCACCTAGCAGCAAAAATTGAAAATG AACTTCCAGCATCAGCTATCACCAGCACGACGACCTCCCCCTACCAGCAGGGGAAGGTTCCCCTCCGCCATGCCTACTATACCAATGGCTGTGGAGTTGCCCAGGCTTCAGTGAGGCAGCAGCAGCCACGGGGCTCGAAGAACCAGCGCATCGGATCTACCACATCCATCTGCACCAACAACAGCAAGAAGAGCTGCAAGTCTACAGCTTCTCAGATTCAAGAGGTGGCAGGGGACG AGCTGTGTGCCACTCTCCTCTTGGCCTGTCTCTTCTGCCGTTCCTCTGACATTCTGCCTCTTCTGACTGGGTCCTTCTGCTTCCCCTCCTGCTTTCCACTCCCAGCCTGCAGCTCCAGGCTCCTCAGTCTTTGCTCTGACCCccagggctgctgctgttgctgctgttgctgttgcaggCCTGAAGGGCCAGGCCTGGAGTTATGTTATCAAACTGGCGACTGTCTTGAACTTGCCTTAGAAGTATCCGAACTGTGCTACCATTGA
- the LOC121920500 gene encoding uncharacterized protein LOC121920500, producing the protein MGGAGPHVHDWGSERIEPCGISCSTRQSPQVTCEARIPTTETTPAAGVNVVVVVDGNCILQYTHRQSPCSCLSDGEPLLPRHPPSTYGAVPPSPTIPRGPACGQEAGPPPSRRTRGLSVRCCTKACLGDEEEHTERHLHRGPPCSHLTPVPLPRSPSGPWFGVGSLSGGRPGTRVVKIWDRQRCPLLEEGDIIAKVNGADVRDLSPREVENVLQEHTRTGDVILLVERKGK; encoded by the exons ATGGGGGGTGCCGGCCCCCATGTCCATGATTGGGGATCAGAACggatagaaccctgtggcatcag CTGCAGTACACGGCAAAGCCCCCAGGTGACGTGTGAAGCCCGGATCCCCACAACAGAGACCACACCAGCTGCAGGAG TGAATGTTGTAGTTGTGGTGGACGGGAACTGCATCCTCCAATACACCCATCGTCAATCACCTTGCTCCTGCCTTTCCGATGGGGAGCCTCTCTTGCCCCGACACCCTCCATCAACGTATGGAGCTGTGCCCCCAAGCCCCACTATCCCCAGAGGACCAGCCTGTGGGCAAGAAGCTGGACCGCCCCCATCCCGCAGGACTCGCGGACTCAGTGTCCGCTGTTGCACCAAAGCCTGCCTGGGGGACGAAGAGGAACATACCGAGCGGCACCTCCATCGGGGGCCACCTTGCAGCCACCTCACCCCAGTGCCCTTGCCCCGCAGCCCCTCCGGGCCATGGTTTGGAGTGGGATCACTCAGCGGGGGCCGGCCAGGGACTCGGGTTGTGAAGATCTGGGACCGGCAGCGTTGCCCTTTGCTGGAGGAAGGGGATATTATTGCCAAGGTCAATGGGGCTGATGTTCGAGACTTGAGTCCCAGAGAAGTGGAGAATGTTTTGCAAGAGCACACACGAACGGGTGATGTGATCCTTCTGGTAGAGAGGAAAGGTAAGTGA